A region of the Oculatellaceae cyanobacterium genome:
TCCTAATGAAGTAAAAGTCGGTGGAGGTGGTAGCAAATCAGCCAATATATCAGTTAAAGAAATGCTACCTCTATTTTTGGGGGTGGGCGTTGGTTTGCTATTGGTAGGAGCGGTAGGTGGGTTATGGCTTTTTCTGCAACAGCAAACTACAGTATTGCAGGAGCGCCAAGTTGCTTTAGATAAAGAACTAGCGCGTTTAAAAGGATTAGATGATCAAGTAAAACAAATTAACGACCAGATTACCCAAGTTACAGGACAGACAAAAGATTTAGCGAGTGTATTTAATCAAATCAAGCCTTGGTCGGCTATTTTAGAGGATATTCGCGATCGCATTCCCCCAGGTGTGCAAATCGATACAATCCAACAAACAGCAGCCACTGCTCCTCTACCAATTGTTAGTGCTTCCCCAAGTGCTAGTGCTTCCCCAAGTGCTACCGCACCAGCTACTCCACCGAGTCCACAACCTGTAACTAAAATTCAAATTCAAGGAACTGCTCGTTCTTTTAATGATGTCAATGATTTTTTATTAACTTTACAAAGATCTGCCTTTTTTCAGGACAATCAAACTCAGTTAGTCACAGCAAAACTAATTGATAGCCCTATAAAAATAGAAACCCAAAAATCTAAAGAGGAAAAAGAAAGTAATTTAGAGTTTAAATTACCAAAGGTAGTGCAGTATACAATTGAAGCAAACCTGAACGATGTAACTGCTGCAAAATTATTAAGAGAATTAGAGCGTAAAGGCGCTGTAGGGTTAGTAACTAGAATTAGAACCCTTCAGGACAAAGGAGTAATTGAAAAATGACTTATACTGAAGAATTTATCCCTGGTGATTTAGATCAAGATCTGCAAGAAGGCCCCAGTTATCCAAGTGCCTTTGGGATTACGTTCACTCCTATAATTGGGGGTGCAATTTTTGCGATTATAGGTTTAATAGGCGCAGGCTATTTATTCGCAAATACAGTACTACCTGCTTATCAAAGCAACCAAGAACTGCAAGCAAAGATTGATGAGACAGAAACTCAAATTCAACAAAGGCAAGGTAGTCAACAAAAAATTAATGAGGCTCAACAAAAACTTGATTTAGCCAAACGTCAGAAACAAGAAGTATTAGCTTTATTTGCTAAAGAAAAAACTTTAGATACCTTATTAATTGATATTAATGGCTTTATTAATGCTAGACAAGGAAGCTTGCAAGGATTTGAGCCGGAAAAACTCGATCCTCTTGCTAGTGTAATCAAGGATGGTTCATTAGGGGCAAATTTAGATAATAAAGTCAAAAGACAGGGTGCTACAGTTTCAATAGAAGGAAGCTTTGATCAAATTCAGTCAATATTGCGTAGCGTTGAGCGGCTTGAACAATTATTGTTGATTAGAGATTTTAAAGCCGACTTAGATAAGTCAACCCAAAAAGTCAAGGTCGATCTTCAAGGTAAAGTTATACCTCAAGGAAACTCAACGACTAACATTAAAACAACTTTTAAAGTTAATGCAATCATTCCCTTAACCCCCGAAGAAGCTGCTGCTGCTGCTGTACAACCAAAAAAATAAGTATCAAAACTTAATTTAGTTGTTTTGTTCTAATTTTTTGGTAGGTTCAGGCAGAAGTGCAGCTATTAATTAAATGACTTTTGTTGGTATGTATTGTGAGGAAAAAAACGTGAGACAGCTTCAGAAATTAGGTGGAATTTGTGTAGGAGGAATAGTAGTTGCTATCTCTGTGCAACCAGGATGGGCAGCTATGACCCCTGTGACACAGGGTGAAGTTAATTTAATTCCCACAAATTTAGAGATTAAATCTGAAGGTTCAGTTGTTGAGGTTGACAGCAAAAACTTCAGCTTAATACCAACAAGTGCAACGCAGACAACTAAAGATGATGAAAAAGTAGGGGTAAAGAAATCAGGAAGCAGGGTAGAAGACTACCAACAAGGGGTAGGGTTTAGATCAAAAGAAAACTCAACTAAGGGAGATTGGATCAATAAGGGGCAAGAGTTATTGATCAAATCTTCAGGGGAAACAACTTTCTCTGCGTACCAACTCCCCTCTGCTTTTAATCAAGGCTTAAGTGCTAATGGCACAAAGATTTTGGCTCAGACACCAACTCAAACGCCAACTCAAACAACACCTTTTCCCGTCAGACCTGATGTTTTAGTTCCTAATCCTGAAATTATAATTCAAGGCAATCCTGCCCCGGCTGCGGGTTCTTTTCAGCCTGTGGCACCAACAACACCATTATTACCTAGAGCGATCGCACCCCCAGTAGGTGATATTTCTGTTTCCAATATTAACGCCGCTTCTGACGCGGTAGATTTGGGTACAACAGCGCGTGTACCTAAGCTGGTATTGAAAGATGCTCCAGTAAGAGAAGTATTAGAATTGTTGGCGCGTTCTGCTGGTCTTAACCTTGCTTTTAGTTTAGGCAATGCTGGTGCTACAACTGGCGGTGCGGCTGGTGCGGCAGGAACGACAGGACTCGCTCCAATTTCTCTTAATTTAGAAAATGAACCAGTTCAAGAAGTTTTCAATTACGTTCTGGCTATTTCTGGTTTACAAGCTAACAGAATCGGACGCACAATTTTTGTAGGTACCCAATTGCCTCAAGGTGTTCGCAATATTATTGTTCGTAGCTTACGTCTCAATCAAGTTACAGTTGGGCAAGCAGCAGGGTTCTTGCTAACTCAAGGAGCAGAGCAACAGCAGGCAACAACTGCAACTTCAGTTACGGCTGTAATAGATCCTGCTCCACCTTCCGCCGCATCCGGAGGCACAGGTGGCGTAAGCACCACAATTGCTACTCTTCCGCTTGCAAAGATTACTAATACAACAAATTCAGTTACCAGAGTAGCGACAGCCGCAGATGCTCAAACTGTGGGGCAGGGGCCTTCAGGAGCTTTACTACTGAGGGGATTAGGAATTTCTATTGATGAGCGCCTTAATACTATTACTTTAGTTGGTGAACCGCGTAAGGTGGAGCTTGCCTCAGCATTATTAACGCAGCTAGATATGCGTAAGCGCCAAGTAGCTGTGAATGTCAAGATAATTGATGTCAACTTATTGGATACTAATAACCTGAATACAAGTTTTTCCTTTGGATTAGGTAACGCTTCAATAGGGATTAACAATGTAACTGAAACAGTTACTGGTGGAGGAGGAAGAATTAGTTATTCATCAGGTAACTTTGTAGCTAGCTTGCTAGCGCAAGTTGTCAATGGCAACGCCAAGATATTAACTGATCCAACTTTGGTACTCCAAGAAGGAGAAAGAGCTACTGTCAACCTATCACAAGAAGTATTGGGAGGGTTTGAAACCACATACCAAGTAGTTAATAATGTTGCTATTCCAACTACTGAGCCAATTATCAAAAATGCTGGCTTAATTCTGGATGTTCAAGTATCTAGAATTGACGACAACGGTTTTGTTACTTTAAACGTTAATCCGACTATCTCTGCACCCGCAACTTCGGTAGAAACTACTCAAGGCACCATCACGCTATTGCAATTGCGGACAGCCCAATCTGGACAATTGCGATTGCGAGATGGACAAACGCTAATTATGTCAGGCATTATTCAGGAAACTGACCAGACAACAGTTACCAAAGTTCCGATTTTAGGAGATATTCCACTATTAGGCGCGTTGTTTAGAAGGAATAACCGACAAAATCAGCGCAATGAGGTAATTGTGTTGCTAACCCCTCAAATTATGGATGACTCCAATCGCTCGGCGTTTGGTTACAATTACAACCCTAGTTCCGAGGTACGTCAGATATTGCAGCAGCCTGGTTCCCCTACTCCAGGTAGCAGCCAGTAATTTCTAGAGACGCGAAATTTCGCGTCTTTATGGGCGTTACGCACCAAAAGCCTGCTAGATCCCCCCTAGCCCCCCTTAAGAAGCAGGGGGATATTGAAGTAAGGATTAAAACTAAAAACCCACTTCAATCTTGGGTCGAAAGTACCTTTTCAGGTAAAAAATAGTGATATAAATACCCAAAAAGACGGAAATCAATATAAATTAAAGGTTTCAACGATCCATATCCGGCTTGCAGACCTTAGAATATTGCAGTGAAACTTCGATACTGCGAGAGTTTCAGCGATTTTAAATTGGAATGCTATTACCATAAGTTGTTGAGCTTTCAATGCTGAAGCCTCAGATCGATTTTTTAACTCGGTTCAGTAAACAAAATTAGGAGATTTCTCATGAATAAAGGCGAATTAGTCGATAAGGTGGCTGAGAAAGCAACTGTTACCAAAAAGCAAGCTGATGCTGTGTTGACTGCTGCGTTGGAATCCATCATGGAAGCGGTTTCTGAAGGTGATAAAGTCACTTTAGTTGGCTTTGGCTCATTTGAATCACGAGAACGTAAAGCTCGTGAGGGTCGCAATCCTAAGACTGGTGAAAAGATGGACATTCCAGCAACCAAGGTTCCGGCTTTTTCTGCGGGTAAGTTGTTCAAGGATAAAGTCGCTCCTAGCGAAGATTAATTTTCTTCTAGGGCGGAATTTTACTTTGAATCGACCTGTACATGGGGGAAATTTAGCCTGGGCAGCCGCGCTGGCGGGCTGTTCCCCTTCCCTAATTGTTGATTTTTCTGCCAGTATCAACCCGTTGGGGCCTCCGCTATCGGCACTAGCCGCTATAAGATCGCATCTAACGGCTCTAGCAGCCTATCCCAACCCAGATTATTACCCTTTACGTACAGCACTCAGTCAAGTGCATCAACTCTCCCCTGACTGGGTGCTACCTGGAAACGGTTCAGCAGAGTTATTAACTTGGGCGGGTTGGGAATTATCAAAGCTGGATGTAACTGCTTTGGTTACTCCAGCTTTTAGCGATTACTGGCGATCGCTCAAAACGTTTGGTACAAATGTACTTGAGTGTCCTCTGGCCGATTTTGGCTTATCAGGTAGGAATCTGGAAACAGAGATTTTAGATTTGGGATTAATTAACCAAAAGCTAAAATCTCTAAATCCCAGCCGTAGCGGTTTGTTGCTGAATAATCCCCACAATCCTACAGGTCAACTTTTTTGTAAGGAAGCTATTCTGCCTTACTTGGAAGAATTTGCAATGGTGGTGGTGGATGAAGCTTTTATGGATTTTCTTCCTCCAGAGCAACAACAAAGCTTAGTATCACAGGTAGAGGATTATCCGAATTTGGTGATTTTGCGATCGCTCACTAAATTTTACAGTTTGCCAGGGTTACGCTTAGGTTATGCGATCGCCCACCCTGACCGCCTACAACGCTGGCAAAACTGGCGTGACCCTTGGCCCGTTAATACCTTAGCTGCTGCTGCTGGTGAGGCTGTTATTCAAGATACCGACTTTCAACAACAAACTTGGGAATGGTTGGAACCTACTCGAAAAGAGTTATTTGAAGGTTTAGCCAAATTACCAGGACTGCAACCCTACAAAGGCGCAGCTAATTTCTTATTAATTCGTACAGAACAACCGAGTTCACAAGTGCAGAAAAAACTGCTCCAGCATAGTAAGATTTTGATTCGTGATTGTCTGAGTTTTCCAGAATTAGGCGATCGCTATTTTAGGGTAGCTGTGCGTTCTGTTGCAGAGAATCAGCGTTTACTATCCGCTTTAGCTGCAATTCTCGATCCTAGCTATAAACAAGAATATGGCAGTTGAATTCGACCTAGTAGCGATCGGTAACAATACTGCTGCTATCTCTGCCGCAGTTGCAGCCGCCCGTTTGCAAGCGCGTGTTGCACTGGTAACGCCTCAGCTTGATCTTAAAACTAACTTAGAAGGTACTACTAAGCTAGAACTTAGTTCTATATACAATCAAGCTTTAACTTCTTTCGCACAAGTTGCTTATAAAATTGATAATGCCGCTAACTACGGCATCTATCGAGAGAATGATTTAAATAAAAATCAATTATCAACTTATCCTCAACTTAACGCAGCTTGGGAGTGGGCTAAAGCTGTAGTCTCCACTATTGAAGAACAGCATTCCCTCGCAGTATTGGGATCTTTAGGTGTTGATGTTATTGCTGGAAACGGTGAATTTTGCCGTCAACCTCACTTGGCATTTGTTGTCAAAAATAGACATTTACGCGCCCGTAGTTATCTCATAGCAACTAATTCTCGTCCAGTTATTCCCTATATTGATGGTTTAGAAACTACTGGTTATCTCACAGCAGTCAACTTTCAGCAGTCACTTTCCCAAAAAGTACCCCAAAGCTGGATAGTGATAGGCAGTGGCGCTGTGGCTACTGAAATATCTCAAACTCTTGTGCGGTTGGGTGCAAGTGTGACGCTGATAGTTAAAGGTGCGCGGATATTGCCTCAAGAAGATTTAGAAGTATCTCAGCTAGTGCAAGCGCAACTAGAAGCCGAAGGTGTCCGCATTCTTACTGAAACTAAGGTAGAGCAAGTTAAACGGATTGATTCTAAAAAGTGGGTGCTGGCTGGTAATAAAGCGATAGAAGTAGATGAAATATTTTTGGCAGTAGGATTTCAGCCGAATATTGAAGGTTTAAATTTAGAGGGCGTTGGCGTAAAGATTAATCGACGTGGTTTGCAACTTAATGAAAAGTTGCAAACCACTAATCCCCGCATTTATGGTTGTAGAGATGTGATTAAGGGGTATCAGTTTCTCCACCTTGCTGATTATGAAGCTAAAGTTGCTTTAAAAAATGCTTTGTTTTTTCCTATATTTAAAGTAAATTATCGTGGGATTCCTTGGACAATATCTACTGATCCTCAGTTAGCGCGGGTTGGGATGACTGAGGCGCAAGCGATCCGGCGGTATGGTAAGGATGTGATGGTGTTGCGGCAATACTTTAAGAGTGTGAGTAAGGCTGTAATCACTGGAGAAATTACAGGTTTATGTAAAATCATTGTGCGCCGAAATGGTGAGATTTTAGGTGCTGTGATAGTTGGTGCAGAAGCGGGGGAGTTGATTAGTGCGATCGCCCTAGCGATGCGACAGAAGTTAAAGATCAGTGTGATCGCTAATTTACCCCACATTTCTCCCACCCTGTCAAAAATCGTTACCCAAACCGCCGCAGAGTGGAACAACCTACACCTGAGTAATAATACTTTTTTACAAGACTTACTAGAAAACTTTTTTAATGTATGCAGATCGTGGTCTTCGTAGTAAACTAGATAGGCTTTACGGTTTTATGTAAAAATCCTCAAAATTACTGGAACCCCTATAAGCGTCGTCAACCAATTGCTAACGTCTAATGGATCGATTTCGAGTAGAAGTTATTGCCAAAACACCCAATCCTCAGCAGGTGATTTATTCGGCATTACACCAAGATTATACGAATGCTTTTGTATTTGACGAACGCGACTCCTGGCCATCAGAAGAAGAATGCGGTGAGATTATTGTCAAACGTTTATTAGCAGGAGATAGGGGACATTACGGATGTCTAGAACACCCACAAATTATCTTTAATTGTGGCTATTTTCCTCACAGCGTAATGCAACAAGCGCGTACTCATAGAGTAGGCGTAAGCTTTGATGTGCAATCCTTCCGCTATACAGGTCTACACATGATTGATATAGTAGAAGGCAAGAAAGATGTAGAAGAAGCTTTTTATCTTCGTCCTGTTGGCTATTATTCTGACCGTCAAGGCAAGAAATATTACTATTCACCTGAGCAAAGAGAAGCAGACTTAAAATGGTGTTTGGAAGCTGCTAAAAGATACCAACTTGATATTGAAGCTGGTATGGCAGAAGAACACGCTAGAGGTAAGCTTCCTTTTGATTACCGTCAGCATTTTATAGTAAGTTTTAATTTACGTTCTTTTTTGCATTTTTGCGATCTAAGAAATAAGAAAAATGCTCAGTTAGAAATTCAACAGCTTTGTGAGTTAATGTGGCCTCATGTGAAAGAGTGGACTCCAGAAGTTGCACAGTGGTATGAAAATACTCGTTTAGGAAAAGCTAAGTTAGCACCGTAAAAAAGATAATTTAATTATTATTACTTCTGATAATAAATATTGTTTTTACACTGCAATTAAATTTAGCTATAATTCAGGAAAAAATGGAACTAAAAATTATCAAGTTGAGTGACTCAGCAGAAATACCCAGATATGCACATATTAATGATGCTGGGTTGGATTTATTTTCTCTTGATGATACAGAAATAGCTGCTGGAGATAGTCAATTAATTCATACTGGGATATCAATAGAATTACCACCTGGAACAGAAGCACAAATTCGTCCTAGAAGCGGATTAGCTCTCAAACATCAAATAACTGTTCTTAATACTCCAGGCACTATTGATGAAGGGTATCGCGGAGAAATTGGTGTAATCTTAATCAATCATGGAAAAAATACCTTTAAAGTAACTAAAGGTATGAAAATTGCTCAAATGGTAATTGCATCAGTAATTAGAGTTGAAGTTACAGAGGTGGAAAGTTTAAGTTCAACCTTGAGAGGAGATAATGGTTTTGGCTCAACAGGATTTAACTAAAAATTACTATTCATGCAAACTATATTCAATTTAGACGAATCCTCCCAAAGACCAACATGGGATGAATATTTCCTGATGTTGGCAAAATTAGCTGCAACTCGCTCAACTTGCTTGGCGTTTCCTGTTGGTGCAGTTATTGTTAAAGATCGGCAGATATTAGCCACAGGTTACAATGGCTCACCATCTGGTTCTGTACATTGTACGACACAAGGATATTGCTATCCTGGTTTGAGTAGCTGTGATGCGAGTAAGAGTATGCCATCGCGTTCGGTACACGCAGAAGCAAATGCGATCGCACAAGCTGCTAAACATGGCATTGCTACTACTGGCGCTAGTATTTACGTTACCCTAGAGCCTTGTCTGTCCTGCTTGAAGTTGATAATTTCTTCTGGAATTAGAGAAGTTTTTTATGAAACTCCTTTTAATAAAGGAGAAAGTATCTTTGTGAGAGATTCCTTTATAGAAGATGGTTTAGTTACTTTAAAACAAATTCATCTTAGTAATGCGATCGCACAACGCGGAGCTTACTTTCTCCTCAATCCCACATCTGTGGCTACAACAACCACAAATTCTTTACCCACCCCATGAATTAAGGGCGGTGACTGCGGCGAATTTCCGTAATTTGATCGGCTACATCCAGAAGCGCCTCTGGCATATCTGGCCCCGTGAGAATAATATCTACATGATTAGGGCGGAGTTCTAAAAACCTTAATACCTCATCTTGGGGAATTAAACCAAAATTAATCGCCAAGCTTAATTCATCTAGAACAACTAAAGAGTATTCGCCTTCAAATACCACCTTTTGAGTATATTTCCACAGATCTCGCAAAGATTCTGCCTCTACGGGATCTAACTGTGGCGTATCAATACAACGCGGTAAATCACAGCGCATCCAAACTAAATTTTCCCCTAAGCGCACAGGATGCTCATATCCCTGATTTAATCCACCCTTAAGAAATTGCACCACTAGAACTGAGGTTCCCTGTCCTGCAATTCTAAGTGCCTGTGCCATTACGTTAGTAAAAAAGTTGCGATGAGAACTGGTAAATACTTGTACGAGTCCTTCAACGGTGTAGGGTAGGCGACAAGGAGAGTCGAGAGTAGGAGTTTCTAGCTGTGCAACCATGTGGCAAATTTTAGTGATGGGTTAAGTGTAAATATAGAATAATTACTGACAACCTTAAATCTAGCAGCCGATATATAGTGTATTTTTTTGTTATTCATCTTAGTCAAACACTAGATATGTACTTACGTCAAGTGGCATGAGGGGATGATCTAGTAGAGACATACCATGCTACGTCTCTACATTAAATATTTGTCGCGCTCATTTTCCGAATTGGTAGAACCATTAAACATAAATTGTATGAACCCCCTCCTTAATAAGGGGAGGGGTTCTTTTATCCCACAAAACTATAAAATCTGTTTTTCAGGAGCTTTATGTATTTTTGCATCCTGGGGAATTACACTAATACTGCCATCAGCTTCCATAAAAGCAGCTTTGACATCATCAAGTTTTTGCACACCATGTTGACGTAGCAAGCGCATCAACTCATCTTTAGTTAACAATTCTTCCTCCATATTTTCAGGAAGCATACGACCTTGAGTTACTAATGGTTTTGGCGGTGGATTTAACCAACGTTGAAAAGCTGGAAATTTAAAGCCTAACCAGTTCAAACTATAACTCCAAAAAATAATCGTTGAAACTAACAAAGCTCCATCTGTGATAGAAGTATAATCGCTAGACATCGCATTTTCAGCAGCATTTGCAAAAAGAATTACTACTAGCAAGTCAGCAATTCCCACTGCTCCTATTTGTCTATTTGGCAGAAAACGCAGGATTGCAAATAGCATAAAATAAACTATTGTTCCACGTATAAATAACTCAGCAAAAGAACTGCCAGGAATAAAAAGTTTATACCAATCAACCTTAAACAAAAAATCCATAAATGCCTCAATATATTAGGCTGTTTGAAAAATTGAATTTTATCTTAATATTTATTTGTGCTTATCTGCGTCCATCTACGGTTAATTCTCTAAAATTTGACTCCTTTAATAAACAACCATAAGTTTTTACTCACGAACCTTATCTAAAAATTTATTCTCTCTCCTCTCTCTTTCCCCTCTCTCCTCCCTCTCTTAAGGTGCAGCTAACATCCCTCCGCCTAATCCAGCATCACGCAATCTAGTAGCGCCAATATTGCGGCTTAACACAGCTAAACCTGCTAAATGTGCTTGTAACCCTGCTGTACTAGCACAGCAATCTGTTAATACGATGGGTTCAATACCAAGATCAAAAATATCCATCGCAATTTTTAATACACACATATCAGTATCAATACCAACTATTAGCACGTTTTTAATATTATGCTGATGCAAATAATCAGCTAACTCATTAGGTAAACCACAAAGACCTAACTTAGAAAATATCAAATCTTGTTCTGCAAATGATTCTAATTCTGGGGCAAGGTTTGTTTCTGGTTCACAATTACAACCTTCCCAACCTAAGAAACGACTATAAGGGGCATCGGATTGATTAATAAATCTAGTAAATAAAATTGGTGAATAGCGATCGCGCTCGATTAACTGAACTATCCTTTGGGGAATATGATGTGTAAAATCGTTGATAAAACCACACTGCACATCAACAATTAGTAATGCCTCAGACATATCCACGCTCCTTTACACTGGTACAGTTCGTTTAGTTAAACTTGCCACGACTTTAACTAATTCATTTAAATCAACGGGTTTGGGAACGTGGTTTTGAAAACCTGCTGCGATCGCACGATTACGATCTTCTTCTCTAGCATAAGCCGTTAGTGCGATCGCAGGAATTTGCTGCTTATCTCCCTCCAAATTTCTCACCTGATGAATTAACTCATATCCATCTACTTCCGGCATTCCAATGTCGCTAATTAACACATCCAGCTGCAACTTAGAAAGCGCATTCAACGCTTCATCCGCCGAGGTCGCTGTTGTCACCACTGCGCCATACTCCTCCAATCCGGCTGCTAGAAAATCAAGGGAGTCTATTTGATCGTCAATTACAAGTATCTGCACACCCTGAAGAATCAGAGCATTTTTAACAACACTATCTTCAGCCGTCGTTTTTACTTCTGAACCATCCTTATTTTCAATACTTTTGGCTAGCAAGTTAGTAGCTATAGGTAGCTTAACCGTAAATGTTGCACCTAACCCTTCTCCTAAACTTGTAGCATGGACAGTACCACCGTGTAATTCTACTAAATGACGCACGATCGCTAATCCTAAACCTAACCCTGTATGCGATCTTGTAGTTGTACCATCAGCTTGACGGAAGCGATCAAAAACATAAGGTAAAAAGTTAGGATTGATACCTCTACCCGTATCACTGACTTGAATTTCCACCTCGGAATTTATATATTCCAGCCTTACTTCAACCCGACCGTGATTAGGTGTAAACTTAATCGCATTAGAAAGCAAATTCCATAAAATTTGTTGTAAGCGGTCTGAATCACCTAAAATTACATGATTTGATGCAGCTAATACCGTATTTAGTTGAATTTCTTTAGCATCTGCTGCTGGGCGCACAGCATTAATTGCTGCTTCAATAACTGCTATAAGTTCAACCGGACGGATATTAAGGCGATGTTTACCTGTAATAATCCGTGCAACATCCAAAATATCTTCAATTAATTGTGATTGAACATTAGCATTGCGTTCAATCGTTTCTAAAGCGCGAGTAGTAGTAGCTTGATCAAATGTTCGTGTACGAAGTAATCTAGCCCAACCCAGCATAGAATTTAGGGGAGTACGCAACTCGTGAGAAAGCGTTGCTAAAAACTCATCTTTAATTCGGTTAGCTTGCTGCAATTCTTCTGCACGTTTTTGCAAAGTCTCTTCAAGAGATTTACGTTCAGTAA
Encoded here:
- a CDS encoding PilN domain-containing protein, with protein sequence MYSLDINFIKDRRDPNEVKVGGGGSKSANISVKEMLPLFLGVGVGLLLVGAVGGLWLFLQQQTTVLQERQVALDKELARLKGLDDQVKQINDQITQVTGQTKDLASVFNQIKPWSAILEDIRDRIPPGVQIDTIQQTAATAPLPIVSASPSASASPSATAPATPPSPQPVTKIQIQGTARSFNDVNDFLLTLQRSAFFQDNQTQLVTAKLIDSPIKIETQKSKEEKESNLEFKLPKVVQYTIEANLNDVTAAKLLRELERKGAVGLVTRIRTLQDKGVIEK
- a CDS encoding secretin N-terminal domain-containing protein, whose protein sequence is MRQLQKLGGICVGGIVVAISVQPGWAAMTPVTQGEVNLIPTNLEIKSEGSVVEVDSKNFSLIPTSATQTTKDDEKVGVKKSGSRVEDYQQGVGFRSKENSTKGDWINKGQELLIKSSGETTFSAYQLPSAFNQGLSANGTKILAQTPTQTPTQTTPFPVRPDVLVPNPEIIIQGNPAPAAGSFQPVAPTTPLLPRAIAPPVGDISVSNINAASDAVDLGTTARVPKLVLKDAPVREVLELLARSAGLNLAFSLGNAGATTGGAAGAAGTTGLAPISLNLENEPVQEVFNYVLAISGLQANRIGRTIFVGTQLPQGVRNIIVRSLRLNQVTVGQAAGFLLTQGAEQQQATTATSVTAVIDPAPPSAASGGTGGVSTTIATLPLAKITNTTNSVTRVATAADAQTVGQGPSGALLLRGLGISIDERLNTITLVGEPRKVELASALLTQLDMRKRQVAVNVKIIDVNLLDTNNLNTSFSFGLGNASIGINNVTETVTGGGGRISYSSGNFVASLLAQVVNGNAKILTDPTLVLQEGERATVNLSQEVLGGFETTYQVVNNVAIPTTEPIIKNAGLILDVQVSRIDDNGFVTLNVNPTISAPATSVETTQGTITLLQLRTAQSGQLRLRDGQTLIMSGIIQETDQTTVTKVPILGDIPLLGALFRRNNRQNQRNEVIVLLTPQIMDDSNRSAFGYNYNPSSEVRQILQQPGSPTPGSSQ
- a CDS encoding HU family DNA-binding protein produces the protein MNKGELVDKVAEKATVTKKQADAVLTAALESIMEAVSEGDKVTLVGFGSFESRERKAREGRNPKTGEKMDIPATKVPAFSAGKLFKDKVAPSED
- the cobD gene encoding threonine-phosphate decarboxylase CobD, with protein sequence MNRPVHGGNLAWAAALAGCSPSLIVDFSASINPLGPPLSALAAIRSHLTALAAYPNPDYYPLRTALSQVHQLSPDWVLPGNGSAELLTWAGWELSKLDVTALVTPAFSDYWRSLKTFGTNVLECPLADFGLSGRNLETEILDLGLINQKLKSLNPSRSGLLLNNPHNPTGQLFCKEAILPYLEEFAMVVVDEAFMDFLPPEQQQSLVSQVEDYPNLVILRSLTKFYSLPGLRLGYAIAHPDRLQRWQNWRDPWPVNTLAAAAGEAVIQDTDFQQQTWEWLEPTRKELFEGLAKLPGLQPYKGAANFLLIRTEQPSSQVQKKLLQHSKILIRDCLSFPELGDRYFRVAVRSVAENQRLLSALAAILDPSYKQEYGS
- a CDS encoding FAD-dependent oxidoreductase; translated protein: MAVEFDLVAIGNNTAAISAAVAAARLQARVALVTPQLDLKTNLEGTTKLELSSIYNQALTSFAQVAYKIDNAANYGIYRENDLNKNQLSTYPQLNAAWEWAKAVVSTIEEQHSLAVLGSLGVDVIAGNGEFCRQPHLAFVVKNRHLRARSYLIATNSRPVIPYIDGLETTGYLTAVNFQQSLSQKVPQSWIVIGSGAVATEISQTLVRLGASVTLIVKGARILPQEDLEVSQLVQAQLEAEGVRILTETKVEQVKRIDSKKWVLAGNKAIEVDEIFLAVGFQPNIEGLNLEGVGVKINRRGLQLNEKLQTTNPRIYGCRDVIKGYQFLHLADYEAKVALKNALFFPIFKVNYRGIPWTISTDPQLARVGMTEAQAIRRYGKDVMVLRQYFKSVSKAVITGEITGLCKIIVRRNGEILGAVIVGAEAGELISAIALAMRQKLKISVIANLPHISPTLSKIVTQTAAEWNNLHLSNNTFLQDLLENFFNVCRSWSS
- the thyX gene encoding FAD-dependent thymidylate synthase, producing MDRFRVEVIAKTPNPQQVIYSALHQDYTNAFVFDERDSWPSEEECGEIIVKRLLAGDRGHYGCLEHPQIIFNCGYFPHSVMQQARTHRVGVSFDVQSFRYTGLHMIDIVEGKKDVEEAFYLRPVGYYSDRQGKKYYYSPEQREADLKWCLEAAKRYQLDIEAGMAEEHARGKLPFDYRQHFIVSFNLRSFLHFCDLRNKKNAQLEIQQLCELMWPHVKEWTPEVAQWYENTRLGKAKLAP
- the dut gene encoding dUTP diphosphatase, which encodes MELKIIKLSDSAEIPRYAHINDAGLDLFSLDDTEIAAGDSQLIHTGISIELPPGTEAQIRPRSGLALKHQITVLNTPGTIDEGYRGEIGVILINHGKNTFKVTKGMKIAQMVIASVIRVEVTEVESLSSTLRGDNGFGSTGFN
- a CDS encoding dCMP deaminase family protein, with product MQTIFNLDESSQRPTWDEYFLMLAKLAATRSTCLAFPVGAVIVKDRQILATGYNGSPSGSVHCTTQGYCYPGLSSCDASKSMPSRSVHAEANAIAQAAKHGIATTGASIYVTLEPCLSCLKLIISSGIREVFYETPFNKGESIFVRDSFIEDGLVTLKQIHLSNAIAQRGAYFLLNPTSVATTTTNSLPTP
- a CDS encoding P-loop NTPase family protein, which gives rise to MVAQLETPTLDSPCRLPYTVEGLVQVFTSSHRNFFTNVMAQALRIAGQGTSVLVVQFLKGGLNQGYEHPVRLGENLVWMRCDLPRCIDTPQLDPVEAESLRDLWKYTQKVVFEGEYSLVVLDELSLAINFGLIPQDEVLRFLELRPNHVDIILTGPDMPEALLDVADQITEIRRSHRP
- a CDS encoding YetF domain-containing protein; translation: MDFLFKVDWYKLFIPGSSFAELFIRGTIVYFMLFAILRFLPNRQIGAVGIADLLVVILFANAAENAMSSDYTSITDGALLVSTIIFWSYSLNWLGFKFPAFQRWLNPPPKPLVTQGRMLPENMEEELLTKDELMRLLRQHGVQKLDDVKAAFMEADGSISVIPQDAKIHKAPEKQIL